The following are encoded together in the Ignavibacteriales bacterium genome:
- a CDS encoding phosphatidylserine decarboxylase family protein produces MFTKYGYSTIGIVAFVSFVMICFSFYASNQALKYFLIIFPLLLMVFTLNFFRDPERITPKDDSIIISPADGKIIVIKEVEENNYLLSRGKQISIFMSPLNVHVNRIPISGEVEYLKYHEGKFIKAFDDKASQENERMEIGIKSNFGKVFFTQVAGFVARRIVTDLNIGDSVTIGKRFGMIKFGSRVDIIVPDNFNIVAKLGENVLAGETILFKRK; encoded by the coding sequence ATGTTTACTAAATACGGTTATTCTACAATTGGTATTGTTGCTTTCGTTTCTTTTGTTATGATTTGTTTTAGTTTCTATGCGAGTAATCAAGCTTTAAAGTATTTTCTTATCATCTTCCCTTTACTGCTTATGGTTTTTACATTAAACTTTTTCCGCGACCCCGAACGAATCACGCCGAAAGATGACAGCATCATTATTTCTCCGGCGGATGGAAAAATAATAGTAATTAAGGAAGTTGAAGAAAATAACTACTTACTTTCCAGAGGAAAACAAATTTCGATTTTTATGTCGCCGCTTAATGTTCATGTAAACCGGATTCCAATTTCAGGTGAAGTCGAATATTTAAAATATCACGAAGGAAAATTTATAAAAGCATTTGACGATAAAGCTTCACAGGAAAATGAGCGAATGGAAATCGGTATTAAAAGTAATTTTGGAAAAGTTTTTTTTACTCAGGTTGCCGGTTTTGTCGCACGAAGAATTGTAACAGATCTAAATATTGGTGATAGCGTTACTATCGGAAAAAGATTTGGTATGATAAAATTCGGCAGCCGCGTTGATATTATTGTGCCGGATAATTTTAATATAGTTGCTAAACTTGGCGAAAATGTTTTAGCTGGAGAGACTATTCTCTTCAAGCGAAAATGA
- a CDS encoding YbaB/EbfC family nucleoid-associated protein translates to MKGGMQGMLKQVQKMQEEMQRVQAELANKTVSAEAGGGIIKAVANGHKEIISIEIDAQVIKPDEKEILEDLVVAAVNKALNSASKLAEEEMSKVTKGMIPPGLNIPGL, encoded by the coding sequence ATGAAAGGCGGCATGCAAGGAATGCTCAAACAAGTGCAGAAAATGCAGGAAGAAATGCAGCGAGTTCAAGCTGAATTAGCAAATAAAACAGTATCAGCGGAAGCAGGCGGCGGAATAATTAAAGCCGTTGCCAACGGTCATAAAGAAATAATTAGCATTGAAATAGACGCTCAGGTTATAAAACCGGATGAAAAAGAAATCTTAGAAGACCTTGTTGTTGCGGCAGTAAATAAGGCACTAAATTCAGCATCAAAATTAGCTGAGGAGGAAATGTCCAAAGTTACAAAAGGTATGATTCCCCCCGGTTTAAATATTCCAGGACTTTAA
- the recR gene encoding recombination protein RecR yields MLIAQPLQTAIDELSKLPGIGKKTAQRLALHILKSDSANFESLVRSLTDLKSRLRFCERCFNLSEHELCDICTSPKRDKHSICVVEEASDVIAIEKSHEFSGSYHVLGGVLSPLAGINPDSLKIKELIARFKSEEISEVILALNPDTEGEATSLYLARIIKPLGIKVTRIARGLPIGGNLEFADEATIGRAMLNRIDV; encoded by the coding sequence TTGTTGATTGCTCAACCTCTTCAAACTGCTATTGATGAATTAAGCAAGCTGCCCGGTATCGGAAAGAAAACTGCACAGCGGCTTGCTCTTCATATTTTGAAAAGTGACAGCGCAAATTTTGAGAGCTTGGTTCGTTCGCTTACTGATTTAAAATCGAGACTAAGATTTTGTGAAAGATGTTTCAATCTTTCTGAACATGAATTGTGCGACATCTGTACAAGTCCGAAGCGCGATAAGCATTCAATCTGTGTGGTTGAGGAGGCAAGTGATGTAATTGCTATTGAAAAGTCCCACGAGTTCAGCGGAAGTTACCATGTTTTGGGGGGTGTACTTTCACCGCTTGCGGGGATAAATCCAGATTCATTAAAAATTAAAGAATTGATCGCAAGATTCAAGAGCGAAGAAATTTCGGAAGTCATTTTAGCGCTAAATCCAGATACTGAGGGGGAGGCAACTTCGCTGTATCTTGCAAGAATAATTAAACCGCTCGGAATAAAAGTGACAAGAATCGCCCGGGGATTACCTATCGGCGGTAATCTTGAGTTTGCAGATGAAGCTACGATTGGAAGAGCGATGCTTAACAGGATTGATGTATAA